A single genomic interval of Cupriavidus necator harbors:
- a CDS encoding DUF899 domain-containing protein, whose amino-acid sequence MTTHSTGTREAWLAARRELLEAEKDLTRRSDELARQRQALPWVRIDKPYRFETAAGSASLADLFQGRSQLLVYHFMFGPDYQAGCPSCSAIADGFDGFVVHLAHHDVTLAAVSRAPLAKLQAYQRRMGWTFPWASSQGSDFNTDFNVWFSEAQQRQGDIDYNYRREAAFAWRPELEAGGAAAEAQFAAMCGTDAATYQRDRPGMSAFALEDGVVYHTYSTYARGLDGLWGMYQWLDRAPRGRNEAGVWWRRHDEYEQG is encoded by the coding sequence ATGACCACACACAGCACCGGAACCCGTGAAGCATGGCTGGCCGCGCGGCGTGAACTGCTCGAGGCCGAGAAGGATCTCACCCGACGCAGCGATGAACTGGCACGGCAGCGCCAGGCCTTGCCGTGGGTTCGAATCGACAAGCCCTACCGGTTCGAGACCGCGGCGGGCAGCGCCTCGCTGGCAGACTTGTTCCAGGGACGTTCGCAACTGCTGGTCTACCACTTCATGTTCGGCCCGGACTACCAGGCAGGGTGCCCGTCCTGCTCCGCGATTGCGGACGGGTTTGACGGCTTTGTCGTCCACCTGGCGCATCACGACGTCACGCTGGCCGCGGTGTCGCGGGCACCGTTGGCGAAGTTGCAGGCGTACCAGCGGCGCATGGGCTGGACCTTCCCGTGGGCATCGTCGCAGGGCAGCGACTTCAACACGGACTTCAACGTCTGGTTCAGCGAAGCGCAACAACGCCAGGGCGATATCGACTACAACTACCGGCGCGAGGCGGCATTCGCCTGGCGACCTGAACTGGAGGCCGGCGGCGCAGCGGCCGAGGCCCAGTTTGCTGCCATGTGCGGCACCGATGCCGCAACGTACCAGCGCGACCGGCCGGGCATGAGCGCCTTCGCGCTGGAAGATGGCGTTGTGTACCACACCTATTCCACCTATGCGCGCGGGCTGGATGGCCTGTGGGGCATGTACCAGTGGCTGGATCGCGCACCGCGCGGACGCAACGAGGCCGGGGTCTGGTGGCGCCGGCACGATGAATACGAGCAGGGCTGA
- a CDS encoding DUF2182 domain-containing protein, which produces MSIVLTTHRLARSRGTGPRLAFFGIVAVLFIAGGAATLAWHASMPAMSAMPMPGGWTMSMAWMRMCGQTWARTAMAFLGMWIAMMVPMMLPSLAPILWRYRQALATAGQVRPGMSTVLAGAGYFFVWGMVGFAVFPVGAALAAIAVQAQGLARAVPLATAVVLVMAGVLQFTPWKARQLACCTNAAGRTRALPADAGSAWRHGLRLGLHCTRCCAGLTAALLVMGVMDLRVMAAVMLAMTLERWMPAGARVARLAVRLTGAVLVGVGVATLVQAGWGG; this is translated from the coding sequence ATGTCCATCGTACTCACCACGCACAGGCTGGCGCGCTCACGCGGCACCGGCCCGCGCCTTGCCTTCTTTGGCATCGTGGCCGTGCTATTCATCGCCGGCGGGGCGGCGACACTCGCCTGGCATGCATCCATGCCGGCGATGAGCGCGATGCCGATGCCCGGCGGCTGGACCATGTCGATGGCGTGGATGCGGATGTGCGGCCAGACCTGGGCCCGCACGGCAATGGCCTTCCTCGGCATGTGGATCGCCATGATGGTGCCGATGATGCTGCCCTCACTGGCACCGATACTGTGGCGCTACCGCCAGGCCCTGGCGACGGCAGGGCAGGTGCGCCCGGGCATGTCGACGGTATTGGCGGGCGCCGGCTACTTCTTCGTGTGGGGCATGGTGGGCTTCGCCGTTTTCCCGGTTGGCGCTGCGCTGGCGGCGATAGCCGTGCAGGCGCAGGGCCTGGCGCGCGCGGTTCCGCTCGCCACGGCGGTGGTCTTGGTGATGGCAGGCGTGCTGCAGTTCACCCCGTGGAAAGCACGGCAGCTTGCCTGCTGCACCAACGCAGCGGGCCGCACGCGCGCACTGCCGGCGGATGCCGGCTCGGCGTGGCGCCATGGCCTGCGGCTGGGCCTGCACTGCACCCGGTGCTGTGCGGGCCTGACTGCGGCATTGCTCGTCATGGGCGTGATGGACCTGCGCGTGATGGCAGCGGTGATGTTGGCGATGACGCTCGAACGATGGATGCCGGCAGGTGCGCGCGTGGCCAGGCTTGCGGTACGGCTTACCGGGGCCGTCCTGGTCGGCGTGGGCGTGGCTACGCTTGTGCAGGCAGGTTGGGGCGGATGA